One genomic region from Pirellulales bacterium encodes:
- the tuf gene encoding elongation factor Tu translates to MAKDVFTRTKPHVNVGTIGHIDHGKTTLTGALLAVQSAKGLASFKSYADIAKGGTVRDETKTVTIAVSHVEYETQKRHYAHIDCPGHADFIKNMITGAAQMDGGILVVSAADGPMPQTREHILLARQVGVPALCVFLNKIDLVDDPELLELVELELRELLTHYGFPGDEIPIVRGSAKGAYDAPKDPKTIKCIEELLDAVDSYIPEPVREVDKPFLMAVEDVFSIEGRGTVATGRIERGIVKVGDDVEIIGLSEKPRKVVCTGVEMFNKTLDQGQAGDNVGCLLRGIKREEIERGQVLAKPGSITPHTKFEAEVYVLSKEEGGRHTPFFSGYRPQFYFRTTDVTGTANLMGDAEMCMPGDNARISVELQTPIAMDDGVRFAIREGGRTVGSGVVTKIHA, encoded by the coding sequence ATGGCCAAAGACGTTTTCACCCGAACCAAACCACACGTCAATGTCGGCACGATCGGCCACATCGACCACGGCAAGACCACGCTCACCGGCGCTCTTTTGGCCGTTCAATCGGCTAAAGGCTTGGCTAGTTTCAAGAGCTACGCCGATATCGCCAAGGGGGGCACCGTCCGCGACGAAACCAAAACGGTCACCATTGCGGTCAGTCACGTCGAGTACGAGACGCAGAAGCGCCACTACGCCCATATCGACTGTCCGGGGCACGCCGACTTCATCAAGAACATGATCACCGGCGCCGCTCAGATGGACGGCGGGATCCTCGTGGTCTCGGCGGCCGACGGCCCGATGCCGCAAACCCGTGAGCACATTTTGCTGGCGCGTCAAGTCGGGGTGCCGGCCCTGTGCGTGTTTTTGAACAAGATCGACCTCGTCGACGACCCCGAGTTGCTCGAGCTGGTCGAGTTGGAATTGCGCGAACTGCTCACGCACTATGGCTTTCCCGGCGACGAGATTCCCATCGTTCGCGGCTCGGCGAAGGGAGCTTACGACGCGCCCAAGGATCCGAAGACGATCAAGTGCATCGAGGAGTTGCTGGATGCCGTCGATAGCTATATTCCCGAGCCGGTGCGCGAGGTGGACAAGCCGTTCTTGATGGCCGTCGAGGACGTGTTCTCGATCGAAGGCCGCGGCACGGTCGCGACGGGTCGGATCGAGCGCGGCATTGTCAAGGTGGGAGACGACGTGGAAATCATCGGACTCTCCGAAAAGCCCCGCAAGGTGGTTTGCACGGGAGTCGAGATGTTCAACAAGACCCTCGATCAAGGACAAGCGGGCGACAATGTCGGCTGCCTGTTGCGCGGCATCAAGCGTGAAGAAATCGAGCGCGGCCAGGTGTTGGCCAAACCCGGCTCGATCACGCCGCACACCAAGTTCGAGGCCGAGGTCTACGTGTTGTCGAAGGAAGAAGGAGGGCGGCACACGCCGTTCTTCAGCGGCTATCGGCCGCAGTTTTACTTCCGCACGACCGATGTGACCGGCACGGCCAACCTGATGGGAGACGCCGAGATGTGCATGCCGGGGGACAACGCCCGGATCAGCGTCGAACTCCAGACTCCCATCGCGATGGACGACGGAGTGCGGTTCGCCATTCGTGAGGGGGGCCGAACGGTCGGCTCGGGCGTGGTGACGAAGATTCACGCCTGA
- the secE gene encoding preprotein translocase subunit SecE, with amino-acid sequence MNGFWRDMFRLGLYKRNQGRITRQVTFAALALVALLGSWRISESLGGTAYVRYGIPALLAAVGLWLCFRLVNMPRFADFLIAVEAEMSKVSWPTRKELFRGSIVVIVTIVVLATVLVLFDLLWQSLLRLLGVGVG; translated from the coding sequence TTGAACGGATTCTGGCGAGACATGTTTCGGCTCGGCTTGTACAAGCGAAACCAAGGACGGATCACTCGGCAGGTGACGTTTGCGGCGCTGGCTTTGGTGGCCTTGTTGGGCTCGTGGCGGATCAGTGAATCGCTCGGCGGAACCGCGTATGTTCGGTACGGAATCCCCGCGCTCCTGGCCGCGGTCGGGCTGTGGTTGTGTTTTCGGCTGGTCAACATGCCTCGGTTCGCCGATTTTTTGATCGCGGTCGAGGCCGAAATGAGCAAGGTGTCCTGGCCGACACGGAAGGAGCTGTTTCGGGGATCGATCGTGGTCATTGTGACGATTGTGGTTTTGGCCACGGTGCTGGTACTGTTCGATTTGCTGTGGCAGTCGCTGCTCCGGTTGTTGGGAGTGGGCGTCGGCTAA